The proteins below come from a single Chitinophaga pinensis DSM 2588 genomic window:
- a CDS encoding peroxiredoxin — translation MKNVTLSLGASFPEFKKTAVVSIEKGKEFYELSSEELKNSGKWLVMFWWPKDFTFVCPTEIAEFNKHYQDFVDRDAILIGASTDSEFVHAAWRRDHEDLRNLQFPMLADTSKSLAEELGILEANEKVAYRATFIVDPQGIVRWVSLYDLNVGRSVKEVLRVLDALQTDELCPCNWEKGQATLNA, via the coding sequence ATGAAGAATGTAACATTATCTTTAGGAGCAAGCTTTCCTGAGTTCAAGAAGACCGCTGTAGTATCAATCGAGAAAGGTAAAGAGTTCTATGAACTGTCTTCCGAAGAACTGAAGAATTCCGGCAAATGGTTAGTAATGTTCTGGTGGCCAAAAGACTTTACGTTTGTTTGTCCTACTGAAATCGCTGAATTCAACAAACATTACCAGGATTTCGTTGACCGTGATGCTATCTTAATTGGTGCTTCTACTGATTCTGAGTTTGTACACGCTGCATGGAGAAGAGACCACGAAGATCTGCGTAACCTGCAGTTCCCGATGCTGGCCGACACTTCCAAATCTCTGGCTGAAGAGCTGGGTATCCTGGAAGCAAATGAAAAAGTTGCTTACCGTGCTACATTCATCGTTGATCCTCAGGGTATCGTACGTTGGGTATCTCTGTATGACCTGAACGTAGGTCGTAGCGTGAAAGAAGTACTGCGTGTACTGGATGCGCTGCAGACAGACGAGCTGTGCCCTTGTAACTGGGAAAAAGGCCAGGCTACACTGAACGCATAA
- the ccsA gene encoding cytochrome c biogenesis protein CcsA — protein sequence MDTKYIGEHLLPGQIGHFSAVLAFVAAILASISYFMAVQSKDDVLKNSWKKLARWAFIIQALAVFTTFGSLYYALYNHYFEYKYVWRNSSRDLPVSYLLSSFWADQEGSFLLWSIWHSVLGLLLIRFGKKWEAPVMATLSFAQIFLGSMLIGIYILDYRVGSNPFLLLRLAEENQGLPWVANANYLDFIKDGNGLNLSLQNYWMVIHPPVLFLGFASTIIPFAYAFAGLWTREYKEWIKPALPWSLFSAMILGTGIMMGAAWAYESLTFGGYWAWDPVENASLVPWLTLVAGIHTLLAFKFSGHALKPTFFFFFITFVLILYSTFLTRSGVLGDTSVHSFTDLGMSGQLLVYMAVFVIPAFALLIIRSKEIPDVAKEASTYSREFWLFVGALILMIAAIQITFTTSIPVWNKIINGLGLKKLFGLEQDIAPPSDGVFHYNKIQIFVAIVLGILTAIVQYLKYKDTPKGHFIKKIGIPTVISLVITGLIGIFGNITYDAYGGGFLGAIYVMLFTSVYAIVANAMFIIVGQKGKLRVAGGSVAHVGFGMVLLGILISSSKKEVISIDRMKMLDGGFFGKESKENPRENLMLPKNFPVQMGDYHVTYAGDSLAEGDAKTYYLVRYERRDPSNGNILEKFTLHPDAFLSNKGQQQLTPNPDSKHYFTKDIFTYITAVPIKDASSDTAQYNNHDIAPGDSVFFANGYIILEGIQPQPQNRNYTPQPNDLAVGAQLRVVTKNNEQYNLMPVYSLRDSSYEVIVPDTVAPLSLYVKFSKVLPKEKKIQIQVKESDTFKDYIVMKAFIFPYINVLWLGILVMVVGFVMSIVQRVKANKSKSIQS from the coding sequence TTGGATACAAAATACATAGGGGAACATCTGTTGCCCGGACAGATAGGGCATTTTTCGGCAGTTTTGGCGTTTGTCGCAGCTATATTAGCAAGCATCAGCTACTTTATGGCGGTACAGTCCAAAGATGATGTGTTGAAGAATTCCTGGAAAAAACTGGCTCGCTGGGCATTCATTATACAAGCCCTCGCCGTTTTCACCACTTTCGGCAGTCTGTACTACGCTTTATACAATCACTATTTCGAATACAAATACGTATGGAGGAACTCCTCCCGCGACCTGCCGGTAAGTTATCTGCTCTCCAGCTTCTGGGCTGACCAGGAAGGTAGTTTCCTGTTGTGGTCCATCTGGCACAGTGTACTGGGCCTGCTCCTGATACGTTTTGGTAAGAAATGGGAGGCGCCGGTAATGGCGACCCTGTCTTTTGCACAGATCTTCCTGGGCAGTATGCTGATCGGTATCTATATATTAGATTACCGCGTTGGTAGCAATCCTTTCCTGCTGCTACGTCTGGCAGAAGAAAACCAGGGATTACCATGGGTGGCTAATGCGAATTATCTTGATTTCATCAAGGACGGTAATGGGCTGAACCTTTCCCTGCAGAACTACTGGATGGTGATCCACCCGCCGGTACTGTTCCTGGGATTTGCGTCTACCATCATTCCTTTTGCCTATGCTTTCGCCGGTCTCTGGACCCGTGAATATAAAGAATGGATCAAACCAGCGCTGCCCTGGTCACTGTTCTCTGCCATGATCCTGGGTACAGGTATTATGATGGGAGCTGCCTGGGCATACGAATCACTGACTTTCGGTGGTTACTGGGCATGGGATCCGGTAGAAAATGCTTCCCTGGTGCCATGGCTGACCCTGGTAGCGGGTATACATACCCTGCTGGCCTTTAAGTTTTCCGGTCATGCACTGAAACCAACTTTCTTCTTCTTCTTTATCACTTTCGTACTGATCCTATATTCTACTTTCCTGACCCGTAGCGGTGTATTGGGTGATACCTCTGTACACTCATTTACCGATCTCGGTATGAGTGGTCAGTTGCTGGTCTATATGGCGGTATTTGTTATACCGGCGTTTGCCCTGCTGATCATCAGAAGTAAGGAGATACCTGATGTAGCGAAAGAAGCAAGCACTTACTCCCGTGAGTTCTGGTTGTTTGTCGGTGCGCTGATCCTGATGATCGCTGCCATCCAGATCACCTTTACGACTTCTATTCCGGTATGGAACAAGATCATCAACGGACTGGGCCTCAAGAAACTGTTTGGTCTGGAGCAGGACATAGCGCCTCCTTCCGATGGTGTCTTCCATTATAATAAGATCCAGATCTTCGTGGCAATCGTGTTGGGCATTCTGACAGCAATCGTACAGTACCTGAAATACAAAGACACGCCTAAAGGTCATTTTATTAAGAAAATCGGTATTCCTACTGTGATCAGTCTTGTGATTACTGGTCTGATCGGTATCTTCGGAAATATCACTTACGATGCTTACGGCGGTGGTTTCCTGGGAGCAATCTATGTAATGCTCTTCACAAGTGTATATGCCATCGTGGCAAACGCTATGTTTATCATAGTAGGTCAGAAAGGCAAATTACGCGTAGCGGGCGGTTCCGTTGCACACGTTGGCTTCGGTATGGTCCTGTTAGGTATTTTGATCTCTTCTTCTAAGAAAGAGGTGATCTCTATCGACAGGATGAAAATGCTGGATGGCGGATTCTTCGGTAAGGAAAGCAAGGAAAATCCAAGGGAAAACCTGATGCTGCCAAAGAACTTCCCGGTACAGATGGGCGACTATCATGTTACCTATGCTGGTGACTCCCTGGCAGAAGGTGATGCAAAGACCTACTACCTGGTGCGTTACGAGCGTCGTGACCCGTCAAATGGTAATATTCTTGAGAAATTTACCCTGCATCCGGATGCCTTCCTGAGCAACAAAGGCCAGCAGCAGCTGACGCCTAACCCGGATTCGAAACATTATTTTACAAAAGATATCTTTACTTATATCACCGCAGTGCCTATCAAGGATGCTTCCAGCGATACTGCCCAGTATAATAATCATGACATCGCGCCGGGTGATTCCGTGTTCTTTGCCAATGGTTACATCATACTGGAAGGTATCCAGCCGCAGCCACAGAACCGCAATTACACGCCGCAGCCAAATGACCTGGCGGTAGGTGCGCAACTGAGAGTGGTGACTAAAAATAACGAGCAGTACAACCTGATGCCGGTGTATAGTCTGCGTGACAGCAGTTACGAAGTAATCGTACCAGATACCGTTGCGCCACTGTCGCTGTATGTTAAGTTTAGTAAAGTGCTGCCAAAAGAGAAAAAGATACAGATACAAGTAAAGGAATCAGATACGTTTAAGGATTATATTGTGATGAAAGCATTTATATTCCCATACATCAATGTATTGTGGTTAGGTATCCTGGTGATGGTTGTTGGGTTTGTAATGAGTATTGTGCAAAGAGTGAAAGCGAACAAGTCAAAATCGATTCAGTCATAA
- a CDS encoding cytochrome c maturation protein CcmE, with translation MKKSNIVLLVLIAVAIGVIVTVAGDFSTYETFATARQKEGKEFQVIGKLDTTKTLEYDPVKDANLLRFYVVDKTGEIQPVVFYGTKPTDFEKAESVVLTGKMSNGEFKCSKILMKCPSKYKNDQVAIGKA, from the coding sequence ATGAAGAAATCTAATATTGTCCTGCTGGTACTCATTGCTGTAGCTATTGGCGTAATTGTAACAGTAGCAGGCGATTTCAGTACTTATGAGACATTTGCGACAGCCCGGCAGAAAGAAGGAAAGGAATTTCAGGTGATCGGTAAACTCGATACAACAAAGACACTGGAATATGATCCGGTAAAAGATGCCAATCTGCTTCGTTTTTATGTAGTTGATAAAACAGGAGAGATCCAGCCTGTTGTTTTCTATGGTACCAAGCCAACCGACTTTGAAAAAGCGGAAAGTGTGGTACTGACCGGAAAAATGTCTAATGGAGAGTTCAAATGCAGCAAGATACTGATGAAGTGTCCTTCAAAATATAAGAATGATCAGGTGGCGATTGGAAAAGCATAA
- a CDS encoding carboxymuconolactone decarboxylase family protein — protein MFATSNTDTAVQLLEAVGLTEAHLSDRLRTLANTDARYLKDLKINVTNSLSAATLTRKEAYLLGLSVAVNEKHVELQAAFEKLATQEGATDKEIAEIYSCTSLMNANNVYYRFRHFVNKEFYTATPAGIRMSIMANPVLGKEFFELVSLVVSALNGCEMCVTSHEDALLKHGTSQQRVLEGVRLGAVLRSLVVLL, from the coding sequence ATGTTCGCAACTTCAAATACTGATACGGCTGTACAGTTGCTGGAAGCAGTAGGGTTAACCGAGGCGCATCTTTCTGATCGTTTACGTACCCTGGCCAACACTGACGCCCGTTATCTGAAAGATCTTAAAATAAACGTTACCAACTCATTATCTGCCGCTACACTGACCAGAAAGGAGGCATACCTCCTGGGTCTGTCAGTTGCAGTAAATGAGAAACACGTAGAGCTGCAGGCCGCATTTGAAAAGCTGGCTACACAGGAAGGTGCTACAGACAAGGAGATTGCTGAAATCTACAGCTGTACATCCCTGATGAACGCAAACAACGTGTACTATCGTTTCCGTCATTTCGTAAATAAGGAGTTTTACACTGCTACACCAGCAGGTATCCGTATGAGCATCATGGCGAATCCGGTTTTAGGTAAAGAGTTTTTCGAACTGGTGAGCCTGGTGGTATCGGCGTTGAACGGCTGTGAGATGTGCGTGACTTCACACGAAGATGCGTTACTGAAACATGGTACTTCACAACAGCGTGTGTTGGAAGGAGTGAGATTAGGTGCTGTATTGAGAAGCCTGGTAGTACTGCTGTAA
- the rpmG gene encoding 50S ribosomal protein L33, producing the protein MAKKGNRVQVILECTEHKTSGQPGTSRYISTKNKKNTPERLELKKYNPILRKVTVHKEIK; encoded by the coding sequence ATGGCAAAAAAAGGTAACAGGGTGCAAGTGATATTGGAATGTACAGAGCATAAGACTTCAGGTCAGCCAGGTACTTCCCGTTATATCAGCACCAAGAATAAGAAGAACACTCCAGAGCGTCTGGAGCTGAAGAAGTACAACCCAATCCTGAGAAAGGTAACTGTACACAAAGAAATTAAGTAA
- a CDS encoding DUF4294 domain-containing protein, whose product MRRLTAFFILFASILCLAGRNRGYAQSRHGADSIAVGAIIVGSDTIPSITLHIFEVVDKLPKKFRKQREAWTRLRNAVYVTYPYAKSAARILKDVNSHLATLHDKKDRKKYLSEIEKKMKDQFGDKLENLSVYQGKVLMKLINRETGQNCYEIIKELKGGFSARMWQTVAFFFGGNLKSDYDTQEDRDIEAIVQEIEMYRGSRAYNY is encoded by the coding sequence ATGCGTCGTCTCACCGCTTTCTTCATCCTGTTTGCCAGCATTTTATGCCTTGCCGGTCGCAATAGGGGTTATGCCCAGTCGCGTCATGGAGCAGACAGTATTGCAGTGGGGGCTATTATAGTTGGTTCAGACACAATTCCTTCCATCACTTTACACATCTTTGAGGTCGTGGACAAGCTGCCTAAAAAGTTCCGGAAACAACGCGAAGCATGGACGCGTTTGCGGAATGCGGTGTACGTGACTTACCCTTATGCGAAATCTGCGGCCAGAATATTAAAAGACGTTAATTCTCACCTGGCCACCTTGCACGACAAAAAAGACCGGAAGAAGTATCTCTCGGAAATCGAGAAGAAGATGAAAGACCAGTTTGGCGACAAGCTGGAAAACCTGTCTGTTTACCAGGGAAAGGTGCTGATGAAACTGATTAACAGGGAGACCGGGCAGAACTGTTATGAGATTATCAAGGAATTGAAAGGTGGTTTCTCCGCCCGTATGTGGCAGACGGTAGCTTTTTTCTTTGGCGGTAACCTGAAGAGCGATTATGACACCCAGGAGGACAGGGATATTGAGGCCATTGTACAGGAAATAGAGATGTACCGTGGTTCCCGGGCATACAACTACTAA
- the rpmB gene encoding 50S ribosomal protein L28, producing MARVCQVTGKKPITGHHVSFSNIKTKRRFLPNLQKKRFFLAEEDRWISLKVSADGLRTINKNGLYAVVKDLRAAGENI from the coding sequence ATGGCAAGAGTATGTCAGGTGACAGGAAAGAAGCCGATTACGGGTCACCATGTTTCCTTCTCTAATATTAAGACAAAGAGGAGATTTCTGCCTAACCTGCAGAAAAAGCGTTTTTTCCTGGCGGAAGAAGATCGCTGGATTTCTTTGAAAGTATCAGCTGATGGTTTAAGAACCATCAACAAGAATGGTTTGTATGCAGTAGTTAAAGACTTGCGTGCAGCTGGAGAGAATATCTAA
- a CDS encoding alpha/beta hydrolase, giving the protein MKSSWLRISLIVIAILVIVYYLGPRPVTPRYDPLLPTVPQQPSALDQYVATKESFHKLKPDNEARIVWYDSLHHKTPFSVVYLHGFSASQEEGNPVHRDFAKRYGCNLYLSRLDGHGLDTSEPLLTMTASGLWRDAKEALGIGKALGEKVILVTCSTGSTLGLKLAATYPNDIYAIINMSPNVAINDDMAFLANNPWGLQLARLVCNGDYRQAPPKKPELGKYWYNKYRLEAVVELESLLETTMEPGVFHSVKQPALNVYYFRDKEHQDPTVKVSAILAMHKALGTPADKKEAVAIPDADAHVIGCYLTSKDVPAVERVIDSFAEKKLGLLPVK; this is encoded by the coding sequence ATGAAAAGCAGCTGGCTGCGAATATCCCTGATTGTAATAGCAATACTGGTAATTGTATATTACCTTGGTCCCCGACCGGTTACCCCACGGTATGACCCTTTATTACCCACCGTCCCACAACAACCTTCAGCATTAGATCAATATGTTGCCACGAAGGAAAGCTTTCACAAGTTAAAGCCTGATAACGAAGCCCGGATCGTATGGTATGATTCCCTGCATCACAAGACGCCTTTCAGCGTAGTGTACCTGCACGGCTTTTCTGCCAGTCAGGAGGAAGGTAATCCTGTACACCGGGATTTCGCAAAACGATACGGTTGCAACCTTTACCTATCCCGCCTGGATGGTCACGGACTGGATACTTCGGAGCCTTTGCTGACGATGACCGCCAGTGGACTGTGGCGGGATGCTAAAGAGGCACTGGGTATCGGGAAGGCGCTGGGTGAAAAGGTGATTCTTGTGACGTGCTCGACCGGAAGTACCCTCGGATTAAAACTTGCCGCTACTTACCCTAATGATATTTATGCCATTATCAATATGTCGCCGAATGTGGCGATCAATGACGACATGGCCTTTCTTGCTAATAATCCCTGGGGCTTACAACTGGCCCGTCTGGTTTGCAACGGGGATTACAGACAGGCGCCTCCGAAAAAGCCGGAGCTGGGTAAATATTGGTATAATAAATATAGATTAGAAGCTGTAGTCGAACTGGAAAGTCTGCTGGAAACAACGATGGAACCAGGCGTGTTTCACAGCGTTAAACAGCCGGCATTGAACGTTTATTACTTTCGGGATAAGGAACACCAGGATCCAACGGTAAAGGTCTCTGCGATCCTTGCCATGCATAAAGCCCTTGGTACGCCGGCGGATAAGAAAGAGGCAGTAGCCATCCCGGATGCGGATGCACATGTGATTGGTTGTTATCTGACTTCCAAAGATGTCCCGGCGGTAGAAAGGGTGATTGATTCATTCGCAGAAAAAAAGCTGGGCCTGCTACCTGTGAAGTAG
- the bshB1 gene encoding bacillithiol biosynthesis deacetylase BshB1, with translation MKLDILAIAAHPDDVELACAGTLMVHAAQGMKVGVLDLTKGELGTRGTPEIRAAEAADAAVVMGLSVRDNLGLADGFFRNDTEEQIKLIAAIRKYQPDIVLANAFEDRHPDHGRAARLIADSCFLAGLRRIETFDNGEPQAAWRPKQVFHFLQDRFEEPDFVIDVSSVIERKKEAIRAYRTQFLAAAGDSEPKTYISSSAFFDGVIARDATFGKMVGVSYAEGFKTVKMLGISSFRDLINNVT, from the coding sequence ATGAAATTAGACATACTGGCTATCGCTGCACATCCTGATGACGTGGAGCTGGCCTGTGCAGGTACCCTGATGGTACATGCCGCGCAGGGGATGAAGGTTGGGGTACTGGACCTGACAAAGGGAGAACTCGGCACTCGTGGTACACCTGAAATAAGAGCGGCAGAGGCAGCGGATGCTGCAGTAGTGATGGGATTATCGGTGAGAGATAACCTCGGACTGGCAGACGGCTTCTTTCGGAATGATACCGAAGAACAGATCAAACTGATCGCTGCGATCCGCAAATACCAGCCGGATATTGTGCTGGCCAATGCATTTGAGGACCGTCACCCGGATCATGGAAGAGCAGCCCGTCTGATAGCAGACAGCTGTTTCCTGGCAGGTCTGAGACGTATCGAAACATTTGATAATGGCGAACCGCAGGCAGCCTGGAGACCTAAACAGGTATTTCACTTCCTGCAGGACCGTTTTGAGGAGCCCGATTTTGTGATAGACGTATCGTCTGTCATAGAGCGTAAAAAAGAGGCGATCAGGGCCTACAGGACCCAGTTCCTGGCTGCGGCAGGTGATAGTGAACCGAAGACCTACATTTCTTCTTCCGCGTTCTTTGATGGCGTAATAGCTAGAGACGCTACATTCGGCAAAATGGTTGGGGTATCTTATGCGGAAGGATTCAAAACAGTTAAGATGTTGGGAATCAGTAGCTTTAGAGATTTAATTAATAATGTAACGTGA